One region of Juglans microcarpa x Juglans regia isolate MS1-56 chromosome 7S, Jm3101_v1.0, whole genome shotgun sequence genomic DNA includes:
- the LOC121240922 gene encoding uncharacterized protein LOC121240922 — protein sequence MIAYEVLHTMKVGKKGKKGNMAIKLDMSKVYDRIEWPFVKAIMKKLGFCDAWIELVMSYLIGNTKGVTVVRGGSRVNHLLFTDDCILFGRACVEEWKRLQELLLRYERASGQFLNKEKTSVFFSSNTSVADMDLILREWGSMVQGSYEKYLGLPTMAGKSKYNTFRGLKERVWQKINSWKNCFLSGVGNEVLIKAVLQAIRSYTMSVFKLPKKLYKEINIMLSKF from the exons ATGATTGCCTATGAGGTTTTGCATACCATGAAGGTGGGGAAGAAGGGTAAGAAAGGAAACATGGCCATTAAGCTTGACATGTCAAAAGTTTATGATAGGATAGAGTGGCCATTTGTGAAAGCAATAATGAAAAAACTTGGCTTCTGTGATGCTTGGATAGAGCTAGTCATGAGTT ATCTGATTGGGAATACCAAAGGAGTTACAGTTGTGAGAGGAGGAAGTAGAGTAAATCATCTGCTGTTTACAGATGACTGCATTTTATTTGGGAGGGCTTGTGTTGAAGAATGGAAGAGATTGCAAGAGTTGTTGTTGAGGTACGAAAGAGCTTCTGGCCAATTTCTGAATAAAGAGAAGACATCAGTCTTTTTTAGTTCAAATACTTCTGTGGCAGACATGGATCTTATTCTAAGAGAATGGGGGTCCATGGTCCAAGGCAGctatgaaaaataccttggTTTACCAACCATGGCTGGTAAATCAAAGTATAACACTTTTAGAGGTCTCAAGGAGAGGGTGTGGCAGAAGATCAACAGTTGGAAGAATTGTTTTCTGTCAGGAGTAGGGAATGAGGTGTTGATCAAGGCAGTTCTTCAAGCAATTCGCTCTTACACAATGAGTGTATTTAAGCTTCCCAAAAAGCTTTATAAGGAGATCAATATCATGTTATCTAAATTCTAG
- the LOC121240926 gene encoding uncharacterized protein LOC121240926 — MMIDDDIIQEDNYIDDMQHMLDDIRAGTFVDVPQDSTPMPNRLSIHVDGPAPSFDQLLEDARRPLFDGCTEFSELSFVVKLLHIKSIGGWSIKSFDMLLDLLRSAFLNALLPQSNEKSRSLERGLGFKYHKIHACPNDCILYWKENAALNECPVCKALRWIPNTNGPRAVPQKVLRHFPLKPRLQRLFMSAKIAGDMRWHKEQQTKEDTCMRHPADSECWKKFDEDHGWFASDPRNVRLGLASDGFIPFNNLAKPHSIWPMILVPYNLPPWSCIKDQFFMTSLIIPGPRSPGNEIDVYLQLLIDELLNCGKMGYLHMMPQLRRRLCCMLPYCGQSMIFLPMRICLAGQQGKLACPSCNADTNSNWLKYGRKHCYMGHRRFLPPDHIWRRRKGLFNGREDHRMPPRDVGAEEIQNQLQMIGDVQFVRLRHNLDVMHIEKNIADNILFTLMNSPGKSKDNINSRRDLELLGYRKELHLRRDDGFASNISNCVSRHEYKISGLKSHDYHVFLQRLLPIAAGGYVRSDIGLALTELGTFFKELCARTLDVNLLAQLQTDVVTILCKLEMIFPPSFFDVMVHLAVHLPHEARLGGPVQYRWMYSFERYLGKFKRYVKNKARPEGSIAEAYIHTECLIFCSTYLKDIETRFSRPDRNIDADEEETLDGFKIFNQKVRPLGMPSNVQLEDKLFKAAIWEHYEKCKVQHSDCIHRTHQTEFSTWFKQREHRTSHALDVSADLYALACGPDRWVATYAACIINEKKFHTKQRELRRHIQNFGVVVTGDEATNNLDLYGVINNIVELRYMKWRRVYLFECDWFDVGDRKRGVRVDDHMISVNMNRNWYKDEPFVLASQADQCFYIRDLRAKGNWGVVQNYANRNVYNILPLPRVLEDIDGESSTPDADQENEPSYYYEPVQCDNTDQVATQLNRPDILPSHVDA, encoded by the exons ATGATGATTGATGACGATATCATCCAAGAAGACAATTACATAGATGACATGCAGCATATGTTGGATGACATCCGGGCAGGCACCTTCGTTGATGTGCCTCAAGATAGCACTCCTATGCCAAACAGGCTATCAATACATGTAGATGGACCAGCCCCATCTTTTGACCAGCTACTAGAGGATGCCCGACGTCCTCTTTTCGATGGGTGTACAGAATTTTCAGAGTTGTCATTCGTTGTGAAGTTGTTACACATCAAATCAATCGGTGGATGGTCAATTAAGTCGTTTGACATGCTCCTTGATTTGTTGAGGTCTGCCTTTCTTAATGCCCTATTGCCACAATCAAATGAGAAGTCAAGGTCTTTGGAGCGCGGTTTGGGCTTCAAGTATCACAAAATCCATGCGTGCCCCAATGACTGTATCTtatattggaaggaaaatgctgcTCTTAATGAATGCCCTGTATGTAAGGCTTTGAGGTGGATACCAAATACAAACGGACCACGCGCGGTACCTCAAAAAGTGTTACGTCACTTTCCTTTGAAACCGAGATTGCAGCGTCTCTTCATGTCTGCCAAGATAGCAGGTGATATGCGATGGCACAAAGAGCAACAGACGAAAGAAGATACTTGTATGAGACATCCGGCCGACTCTGAGTgctggaagaaatttgatgaagaTCATGGTTGGTTCGCTTCGGATCCTCGCAATGTTAGGCTCGGTCTGGCAAGTGATGGCTTCATTCCATTCAACAACTTGGCTAAACCTCATAGCATTTGGCCAATGATCCTTGTCCCCTATAACTTGCCACCGTGGTCATGCATAAAAGACCAATTCTTCATGACATCTCTGATTATTCCTGGCCCAAGGTCACCAGGAAATGAGATTGATGTATACTTGCAGCTGTTGATCGATGAACTGTTGAATTGTGGGAAGATGGGGTACCTACATATGATGCCTCAACTAAGGAGACGTTTATGTTGCATGCTGCCTTATTGTGGACAATCAATGATTTTCCTGCCTATGAGAATCTGTCTGGCTGGTCAACAAGGAAAATTGGCTTGTCCGTCTTGCAATGCAGACACAAACTCTAATTGGTTGAAATATGGCCGAAAACATTGTTACATGGGACATCGACGTTTCTTACCCCCAGATCACATATGGAGAAGGAGGAAAGGGTTGTTCAACGGTAGAGAAGATCATCGCATGCCACCGAGGGATGTAGGAGCTGAAGAGATTCAAAATCAATTGCAGATGATTGGGGATGTTCAGTTTG TTCGACTTCGgcataatttagatgttatgcatattgagaagaatATTGCCGACAACATCTTATTTACTTTAATGAACAGTCCAGGGAAAAGTAAGGATAATATCAATTCAAGGCGTGACTTAGAGCTTTTGGGCTATAGAAAAGAATTACACTTGAGGCGTGATG ATGGGTTCGCTTCCAATATCTCAAACTGTGTCTCTCGACATGAATACAAAATCTCAGGGTTGAAAAGCCATGACTATCACGTTTTCCTTCAAAGGCTACTCCCCATTGCTGCTGGGGGGTATGTAAGAAGTGATATTGGCTTGGCTTTGACTGAACTTGGTactttcttcaaagagttgtgcGCTCGAACACTTGATGTCAACCTTCTGGCCCAACTCCAAACTGATGTTGTCACCATTCTATGCAAACTAGAGATGATATTTCCTCCTTCCTTTTTCGATGTTATGGTCCACCTAGCTGTCCATTTACCCCATGAGGCCAGACTTGGGGGTCCTGTacaatataggtggatgtacTCATTTGAGAGGTATCTTGGCAAATTCAAGcggtatgttaagaataaagccCGCCCAGAAGGTTCAATAGCCGAGGCCTACATTCACACCGAATGCTTGATATTTTGCTCCACGTACCTCAAAGACATTGAGACTAGGTTTAGTCGACCGGACCGCAACATTGATGCTGACGAAGAGGAAACGTTAGATgggttcaaaattttcaaccagAAAGTCCGTCCCTTGGGCATGCCTTCTAACGTGCAATTAGAAGATAAACTATTTAAGGCAGCCATCTG GGAACACTACGAGAAATGTAAGGTGCAACACTCAGATTGCATCCATCGCACGCACCAAACTGAGTTTTCAACTTGGTTTAAGCAACGT GAACATCGCACCTCGCATGCACTTGATGTGTCTGCTGATCTGTATGCGTTAGCTTGCGGGCCAGACCGTTGGGTTGCAACATATGCTGCTTgcataataaatgaaaaaaagtttCATACGAAACAGCGTGAACTTCGTCGGcatatacaaaattttggaGTGGTGGTAACTGGTGATGAGGCCACAAATAACTTGGACTTATATGgagttattaataatattgtagagTTACGCTACATGAAGTGGCGTCGGGTGTACCTGTTTGAATGTGACTGGTTTGACGTTGGTGATCGAAAACGAGGGGTGCGGGTGGATGACCATATGATTAGTGTCAACATGAACAGGAATTGGTACAAGGATGAACCATTCGTGTTGGCGAGTCAGGCTGATCAATGCTTCTACATAAGAGATTTAAGGGCGAAAGGGAATTGGGGTGTTGTGCAGAACTATGCAAATAGGAATGTATACAACATTCTGCCACTCCCGAGAGTTCTTGAAGATATTGATGGGGAATCAAGTACTCCTGATGCCGATCAAGAAAACGAGCCATCATATTATTATGAACCAGTGCAGTGTGATAACACCGATCAAGTGGCAACTCAACTGAATAGGCCTGATATACTACCTAGCCATGTAGATGCATGA
- the LOC121240924 gene encoding endoplasmic reticulum metallopeptidase 1-like: protein MAHSAAQDIFPVIPGDTDYRIFSQDYGNIPRLDIIFLLGGYFYHTSYDTMERLLPESIQARGENLISLIKAFTNSSKLQNTHDRESFATTSNEYTNERAIFFDYLTWFMIFYSRRVAVVLHSIPVAIFLKCSLHYVFTVFWIAFLVCNLL, encoded by the coding sequence ATGGCACATAGTGCAGCCCAAGATATTTTTCCTGTTATTCCTGGAGACACAGATTATCGAATATTTTCCCAAGATTATGGCAACATTCCTAGGCTGGATATCATCTTTCTCCTTGGTGGTTATTTTTATCATACCTCCTATGATACAATGGAGAGACTATTACCCGAAAGCATCCAAGCACGTGGAGAAAATTTGATCAGCCTAATTAAGGCATTCACCAATTCTTCTAAGCTACAGAATACCCATGATAGAGAATCTTTTGCCACTACTTCCAATGAATATACAAACGAACGGGCTATTTTCTTTGATTACTTAACATGGTTCATGATATTCTATTCAAGAAGAGTTGCTGTGGTACTTCACAGTATTCCTGTTGCCATCTTCCTTAAGTGTTCCCTTCATTATGTGTTTACTGTATTCTGGATTGCGTTCTTGGTTTGCAATCTTCTGTGA
- the LOC121240921 gene encoding uncharacterized mitochondrial protein AtMg00310-like: MGIAKGKGCLGFRDLASFNLALLAKQAWKLLQSPYSLVAKIFKEKYFKNTSITEAKLGNAPSLIWRSVWNSFGLLKEGLRWKVGDGAKINIWGQKWLFSPSTFCVQSPISILDANSKVRELIDDVSKDWNEGLIKSIFNKEEVGSYL, from the coding sequence ATGGGGATAGCTAAGGGCAAGGGATGTTTGGGGTTTAGAGATTTGGCTAGTTTCAATTTAGCACTCCTTGCTAAACAGGCTTGGAAATTGTTACAAAGCCCCTACTCTTTGGTTGCAAAGATattcaaagagaaatatttcaagaaCACCTCTATCACAGAAGCTAAATTGGGGAATGCCCCTTCTCTGATATGGAGGAGTGTTTGGAATTCTTTTGGCTTATTGAAGGAGGGGCTGAGGTGGAAAGTTGGGGATGGTGCAAAAATCAACATATGGGGTCAAAAATGGTTGTTTTCCCCCTCAACCTTTTGTGTTCAATCCCCCATCTCAATCCTGGATGCAAATTCAAAAGTTAGAGAACTGATTGATGATGTTTCAAAGGATTGGAATGAAGGCCTAATCAAGTCTATTTTCAATAAAGAAGAAGTTGGATCATATTTGTAG
- the LOC121240210 gene encoding transcription factor MYB83-like, protein MQVTDQPLKMRKPEPSSCSSSSSSSAGKDIMNVQNSNNKLLRKGLWSPEEDDKLMNYMLNNGQGCWSDVARNAGLQRCGKSCRLRWINYLRPDLKRGAFSPQEEALIIHLHSLLGNRWSQIAARLPGRTDNEIKNFWNSTVKKRLRNLQSGSPSPNTSDYSSSPKDQVMGGLISMQEQAGIMPMYMDSSSSSSSMQAMALNQMVDPLHMLQHDLNMSNNIASGYFNAPQYVAQIDLGENDLPGGNGAQLGDVDIGFDGEMFVPPLESVGIEEQVETENTYNRAMNNNTFHNTNNNNINRAENLARVGNCWEVEELRMGEWDLEEFMKDVPSFPLVDFQFSN, encoded by the exons ATGCAGGTTACAGATCAACCTCTGAAAATGAGGAAGCCAGAGCCCTCCTcctgctcctcctcctcctcctcctcggcTGGGAAAGACATAATGAACGTCCAAAATTCCAACAACAAATTACTTAGGAAAGGCTTGTGGTCACCGGAAGAGGATGACAAGCTCATGAATTATATGCTGAACAATGGCCAAGGTTGTTGGAGTGACGTGGCCAGAAATGCTGGCTTGCAGAGGTGTGGGAAGAGCTGCCGCCTTCGTTGGATTAATTACTTGAGGCCTGACCTTAAGCGTGGCGCATTCTCTCCCCAAGAAGAAGCCCTCATCATCCATTTGCACTCTCTTCTTGGCAACAG GTGGTCTCAAATTGCAGCACGCTTGCCAGGACGAACTGACAATGAAATAAAGAACTTTTGGAATTCAACTGTAAAGAAGAGGCTAAGGAACTTGCAGTCAGGATCACCTTCACCAAACACAAGCGATTATTCATCATCGCCAAAAGATCAAGTCATGGGCGGGCTCATTTCCATGCAAGAACAAGCTGGCATCATGCCCATGTACATggattcatcatcatcatcatcttccatGCAGGCTATGGCTCTAAACCAGATGGTCGATCCATTGCATATGCTCCAGCATGACCTAAACATGTCCAATAATATTGCAAGTGGATACTTTAATGCACCACAATACGTGGCTCAAATTGATCTAGGTGAAAATGATCTTCCTGGAGGAAATGGGGCCCAGCTTGGAGATGTTGATATTGGGTTTGATGGGGAAATGTTTGTTCCTCCTTTAGAGAGCGTAGGGATTGAGGAGCAAGTTGAAAcggaaaatacatataataggGCAATGAATAATAACACCTTCCATAACACgaacaacaacaacattaaCAGAGCAGAAAACTTAGCTCGGGTTGGAAATTGTTGGGAGGTAGAAGAGCTTAGAATGGGGGAATGGGACTTGGAGGAGTTTATGAAAGATGTTCCCTCCTTTCCTTTAGTTGATTTCCAGTTCAGTAATTGA
- the LOC121240277 gene encoding long chain acyl-CoA synthetase 4 codes for MTVERCPDNPMLSCHEILDGKPGKYVWQTYKEVYELVIKVGNAMRSFGFGDQTNPWAESWHQKNPTYGIPWQSWIRRWRSTRLWSSYRIC; via the exons ATGACTGTCGAGAGATGTCCGGATAATCCGATGCTTAGTTGTCATGAGATTTTAGATGGGAAG CCTGGTAAATACGTGTGGCAAACTTATAAAGAAGTGTATGAATTGGTAATTAAAGTGGGAAATGCTATGCGAAGTTTTGGCTTTGGGGATCAGACGAACCCTTGGGCTGAAAGTTGGCATCAGAAGAACCCCACATATGGCATTCCTTGGCAATCCTGGATCAG GCGGTGGAGGTCGACTCGATTATGGAGTTCATATCGTATCTGTTGA